In Chloroflexota bacterium, a genomic segment contains:
- a CDS encoding DUF169 domain-containing protein → MADLKKLQQALDTYVRPSQFPVAIKMLKEGEPLPPKVRRPSKDFNEQIAICQGFTFARRYGWSMAIGRDDISCPLAKIVWGFEPMVGYYLNGMTCGGLYTETPAAGAISEAQTAKFEQGQYAYVVAAPLQRAEFAPDLILIYANPAQVMRLVVGALYKRGGRLHASFSGRIDCSDEVIVTLQTNDYQVVLPCNGDRIFAQTQDDEMAFTIPAAKIDELIEGLEATHKNGIRYPIPNWLRYTGRYPESYMKLEEIWREAEKEG, encoded by the coding sequence ATGGCTGATCTCAAAAAGCTACAGCAGGCGCTCGACACCTACGTCCGCCCGTCGCAGTTTCCCGTGGCGATCAAGATGCTCAAAGAAGGTGAGCCGTTGCCGCCGAAAGTGCGGCGGCCATCCAAGGACTTCAACGAGCAGATCGCCATCTGCCAGGGTTTCACCTTTGCGCGGCGCTATGGCTGGTCGATGGCCATCGGCCGCGATGACATCTCCTGCCCGCTGGCCAAGATCGTCTGGGGCTTCGAGCCGATGGTCGGCTACTACCTGAACGGCATGACCTGCGGCGGCCTCTATACCGAGACGCCGGCGGCGGGCGCCATCAGCGAGGCGCAGACCGCCAAGTTTGAGCAGGGACAGTACGCCTACGTCGTCGCCGCGCCGCTCCAACGCGCCGAGTTTGCGCCGGACCTGATCCTGATCTACGCCAACCCGGCCCAGGTGATGCGCCTGGTCGTCGGCGCGCTCTACAAGCGCGGCGGCCGCCTGCATGCCTCGTTCAGCGGCCGCATCGACTGCTCCGACGAGGTGATCGTCACCTTGCAGACGAACGACTATCAGGTCGTCCTGCCGTGCAATGGCGACCGCATCTTCGCGCAGACACAGGACGACGAGATGGCGTTCACGATCCCGGCCGCGAAGATCGACGAGCTCATTGAGGGTCTGGAAGCGACGCACAAGAACGGCATCCGCTACCCGATCCCGAACTGGCTGCGCTACACCGGCCGCTACCCCGAATCGTACATGAAGCTTGAGGAGATCTGGCGCGAAGCGGAAAAAGAGGGCTGA